DNA sequence from the Leuconostoc lactis genome:
GGACAACTTCGGCCCAGATTCGCAACGATGCTTCGCCACCAAACAATGGCATCACCGTATCAATTTGATTGTCTTTGATGATGGCTTTAATATTGGCGACTGTCAGCGGTTGCCAATAGGCCGTCGCCGCCAAACTCTCCAAAGACAGCGCATATGGATTTTCATCAATGACAAAAACATCAATGCCGTGCCCGCAAAGTTCTGGCATCACCTGATAAATTGCCGCATCATGTTCTGCCTCGCGACCAAAATCATTGGCACCCGCACCGATAAAGAGCAGCTTTTTTATATTAGTATTGATTGAAATGTTCAACATAATCTTCTACCGTTTCAAAGAAATCTGCAAATACAGCGGTGGCTTCTAATGGCCCTGGGGCAGCATCAGGGAAAAACTGTACACTAAAAGCGGGAAATTCACGGTGACGCAACCCTTGGACAGCACCATCCACTAAATCACGATACGTCACAATCATTTTCTTGCGATTGATGGTTGCTTCATCGACCGCATAACCTTGACCCTGCATCGCATAAAAAATTTGTTGTGAAATAATTTCTTGAATAGGATGGTTCATGCCGTGATGTTCAGACTGCAGTGGCTTGAGTTCCGCATCATTTGCCATCGCAAATAATTCATGTCCCAGGCCAATTCCAAGCATTGGGACTTTGGTTTGCAAAACCCGAATCAAGGTTAGCACACTTTCTGGTAGTGTACGCGGATCTCCTGGTCCAGTTGATAGCACAATACCATCTGGATCAAGCGTGAGCACTTCTTCAACAGTTGTCGTATAGGGTAAAACCGAAACGTTAGCATCAAAGTCGCCCAGCATCCGTAAAATGCCATGTTTTAAACCAAAATCAATCACGACAATATGACGACCCCGTCCTGGATTAGCATAAGGCTTTGGCGTTGCGGTGTTTTGCACCTGTTTATTCGTTAACACCGTAGCCACTAATTGATCCACTGCATGTTCATCAGCATAATCCACGATGGTCGCTTTTTGTGGCCCGGTCTCGCGCAAATGCCGGATAAGTTGCCGTGTATCCACTTGGTATAAACCAGGAATATTATTTTGCTTTAAAAAGCGGTCTAAATTCATCCGACGTTGCCGGTTAACAGAGACTTCCGCCAGATCATGCACAATCATGCCACGAATCGTTGGTTTCACCGATTCATACGCCTCTGCATGAATCCCAGCGGCGCCGACAACTGGCATCGCAAAAACAATCATCTGCCCATCATAAATCGGGTCGGTGATGATTTCTTGATAACCAGTCATGGCTGTATGAAAAATAATTTCGCCAAATGTCGTTGCCGGTGCACCAAAGCCTAAGCCTTGAAATACCGTGCCATCCTCAAGAATTAAGTGCCGTTTCATATCTATTACTCACAATAGGTCACAAAATTGCCAAATAACCTACTTTATATCTCCTATTAATGGACAATTTCAACGGCGTCACGACCGTCAATTTCTTGGACCAAGACCTTGATCTTTTCATTTTGCGCCGTTGGAATATTCTTCCCAACAAAATCTGCGCGAATTGGTAGTTCTCGATGACCACGATCAACCAATACCGCCAAAGCAATGGTATTTGGTCGACCAATGTGGATCAAAGCATCCAACGCTGCGCGGATTGTGCGACCTGTAAACAACACATCGTCAATCAACACAATATTTTTATCCGAAATGTTGGTTTTTTCTTCAGCATTTAGACCTAAACTATCATCGCGATTCAAAACGTCATCACGAAAATTAGTGATGTCAATGGCCATCACTGGGATTTTAACCCCTTCTAATTGTTCTAGACGATTCGCAATCCGATGGGCTAAGAATTCACCACGCGTCTTAATGCCGACCAGGACAAGATCTTGTCCGCCCTTGTTACGTTCAATAATTTCATAAGTAATACGGGTCAACGCACGTTGTAATGATGCGTTATCTAACACTTCTTTATTTGCCATATTCTCGTTATGCGGTTACACAACCACACAGCTCCTTTCTTATCTGTTATTAATCATGTTGTGGATTAATTGGGGTCAAAGTTGCTAAAGCCTGTTCAAAATATGCGGGTAATTCACTATCAAATATGAGGTTCTCACCAGTTGTTGGTTGGGTTAGCGATAGTGTCTTGGCATGTAATAATTGACCGGCTAAATTCACCCCAGATAGCTTTTGTGCACCACCATAAACCGGATCCCCAACAATCGGATGGCCAATGTAAGTTAAATGGACACGAATTTGGTGTGTACGACCAGTTTCTAAGCGCACCTTAAGTAACGTATAACCAACATAACGCGCGAGGACTTCAAAATGCGTTACCGCTTCACGCCCACCTTCTTGTACCGCTTGCTTTTTACGGTCAATGGCGTGACGGGCGATTGGGGCATTGATTGTCCCAGTATTTTCTTCAAACTCACCACGAACGAGTGCATAGTAAATACGGTCGTTCTTATGCGCCTTCAATTGTGCAGAGAGCGCTTGATGGGCTTGATCGTTTTTAGCAACCATTAATAATCCACTGGTGTCACGGTCAATGCGATGGACAATCCCTGGTCGGAATTCGCCATTAATCGTCGATAATGGTGCATGGTGTAACAAACCATTCACTAATGTGCCAGACGTATGCCCTGCTGCTGGGTGTACAACCATCCCTTGCGGCTTATTGACGACCAGTAAATCTGCATCTTCATACACAATATCTAATGGCATCGCTTCGGCGACAATTTCGGTTGGTTGTACGGCCGGTGGTTGGATGCTAATCACATCGCCGGCAGCGACTTTGTACGAGCGCTTCACCCGTTGTCCGTTAACGAGTACTTCGCCTGATTGCACCCAGTTTGCTAAAACTGTACGAGAATACGGTAAGTTTTGATTTGCCAAAATGGCATCAATTCGGCCCGTTTGATCTGTGATATTAATTGTGATTTTGTCCGTCATGGGTATTCATATAATCCTTAATTTGTTGTGTGATATTTTTACTCAACCAATATTTCCGATCACGGCCGGCACGTGTTAATTGTAATACGTGCCCATTTAATTGCCAATTCTCAACTTTCACAAGTGAAATTTCTTCATATTCTGATGTTAAGACATGCCCTAAAAATAGTCGTGGGCCCACGATATACACGCGTCGACGTAAAACCAGAATCAAGCCTAACAAGAGGACGATGATGAGGTAGCCAATCACTGGTAGTACGAGTTGGAACGACAATTCACTCCAAGTAATGAGGCCAGCCAACAGCGCAATTCCCCACCATAACCAACCAATTTGTCCCGTTATTTCTAAGGGTTGAAAGAACCCACGCTTTGGAATCATGTGTCTACCTCCCATCCAATGAAAAGACACGCATTACTGCGATGTCTGACATGCATTTGCCACTATTTTTCAAGTTTTTTTGTCATATTTCTTAAATTTTTATCGGAAATTAGCTAGAACTATTGTACCACAAATAGCTATCATCCGTTGGTGCCGGTCTGTTAGTCCAACCTACAACGCGACGTATTTTTGCTGATGTCACCTTGTCAAATTTAAGACCAATTTCAAAATTGGTATATATTGATTTATTTTTTTGACACGGTATAATGTTTTCTATAACGAAAATGTAAGCGTTTCCAAAAAAGGAGGTTTATCCGCTGTGGCCAAATATTGACGCGTATAACACCTGGCATTCTACGGACTAGAACACATGCTTTGTTGAGTAAAAATGATAAATTGGTCTAGTCTCAAAAACGCCAACTAACCTTTCAAATAGCCAAATTTCAACAGCATTATGACGCACCACATCCTATATTTTCGTGAAACCAACCAAATTTAAACCAAAGAAAGTTGAGAATAAATTATGACAATTGTTTCTGGTAAAGCTATTGTACAAGCAGCCCGTGATCACGGCTACGCCGTGGGTGCTTTTAATACCAATAATCTAGAATGGACACAAGCAATTCTACGAGTCGCACAAGCTAAACAAGCCCCAACGATGATTGCCATTTCAATGGGCGCCATCAACTATATGGGTGGCTTTAAAACTGTTGCGCAGCTGATTCGCAATCTTGACGACGCCTTGAATATTACCGTCCCTATTGCCATTCACCTCGACCATGGTGACTATGAAGCAGCCAAATCCGCTATCCAAGCAGGTTTTACATCGGTCATGTTTGATGGTTCGCATTTACCATTGGCGGAAAATTTAGCCAAAACCCGTGAAATCGTCGCTTTAGCCCATGCACAAGATATTTCAGTGGAAGCTGAAGTTGGTAGTATCGGCGGCGAAGAAGATGGCATCATTGGCACTGGTGAAATTGCCCCGATTGCTGATGCCATTGCGATGATTGAAACCCAAATTGATTTCATTGCTGCAGGTATTGGCAATATTCATGGTCGCTATCCCGCTAATTGGCAAGGGCTGAATCTGCCCCATCTTCAAAAATTAACGACCACACTGGACGACATCACCAAGCACCAGGTGCCGTTTGTTTTGCATGGCGGATCGGGCATCCCAGATGATCAAATCAAAACAGCAATTGACATGGGTGTTGCCAAAGTTAATGTGAATACTGAAGCACAATTAGCCTTTCATCAAGCATTACGCGATTTTATTTTAACCGATCAAGATTTAATTGGTAAAAACTATGACCCAAGAAAATTATTGGCGCCAGGTGTCACTGCCATTGAAGCAAGTTTAGCTGATCGCTTAGCTGTTTTCGGCGCCCCTTTTAAAAACTAACGTGCCTCAACCACAGACTTAAAAATAGTACATTTTTGGTTAAAAACCCGCTATAATAGGAAACAATATGACAGTATCACACGATCAGATTTGTCTTAAAAAAACTATTTGTCGAGGAAAAACCATTGCTTACCCTTTACGTCGATGCCGCACGTGAGCCCCACACTGGCCTCAGCGCTGCCGGTGCCGTACTGATTCAACAAAAACAGCAGCAACAATTTAAGTCGCCCCTATTTGAATCTTTGGATAACCACGCGGCGGAGTTTCAAGCCTTGATTTGGGCGTTAAAGCAATTACCTCCTAACACGGATATTCTAACCATTTATAGTGATTCTAAATTATTAGTCGAGGCGTTACACAAACAATATGCCAAACATTATCAACCCGAAGTCGATGACATTTTGGCATTGCTAGCGTCTCGTACCCTCGTCCTTAGTCAATGGTTGCCAGAAAAAGACAATCTTGGCGCCCACAACTTAGCCTTACAGGCACTAAAAAACCGACAAACCAATTAATGGCTTGTCGGTTTTATTTTTTATAGTAATGTTTTCGCCAAGTAGAAGCAACCAAGGATGCCGGCATTGTCCCCGTTGGCCACTGGCACAATATAGTCATCCAATGGTGGCACTGCCAAATAATCGCTCATTTGTTCCGCAAAGCTTTCCCGAATTAAGGGGAAAAGAATCTCACGATGTGGCACGCCGCCACCGAGTACAACCTTTTCTGGGCGCAAGATCATCGTATAATCCAATATCGCTTGTGCCAAGTAGAAGGCTTCCATCCGCCATGCCAAATGATCATCAGGAATTTCCTTAGCACTCATGCCCCAGCGTTCTTCGATGGCTGGTCCAGCTGCCAAGCCTTCCAAACAGTTAGCACCGTGGAATGGGCAGTGCCCTGCATACGTGTCTTCTGGATGCTTTTGTAAGAAGATGTGACCAGCTTCTGGGTGGCCATAACCACTGACAAGTTGTCCGCCAGAAACAATACCGGCACCAACACCCGTACCAACTGTCAAATACACCATATTGTCAACGTCTTTGGCAGCCCCTGTGGTAAACTCAGCCCAACCAGCACCATTAACATCCGTTGTCCAGTAATAAGGGATATCACGCCAAGCCTTCATACGACCTAAGAAATCATACCCTGACCAGCCGTGTTTTGGCGTGTCGAGCACATAACCGTAAGTCTTTGATTCAGGCACAATATCAATTGGCCCAAAGGCGGCAATCCCAATGGCATCGATGTTATCATACTGATCAAAGAACGCAATCACCTGATCTAACGTCTTTTCGCCATCTAACGTTGGGAATGCTGTTCGATCGATAATGTTAAAGTCTTCATCCGCAACAGCCACCACAAACTTTGTCCCACCTGCTTCAATTGCACCTAATAGTCCCATTCTTTTACCTCTTTATGCGGTGTTAACGACATTTTAGTTAACACCTTTACGTACTAGCGTCTTCAATATCACAATAGCTGCCTAGAAATAACGTCCCGTCATGACCTGCAAACCATCTTCAGTATAAACTTCAATCACATCATTGTCTACAATCAGCAAGAGCTCGTCGAGGTTTCCGGTCATTTGACGCGTATCCAGACGCTGATTTTCCCACTGTTGCCGTTCAAAATACAGTGTTTGGCCCACACGTTTTAACGTCGCATGATCACCAAGGGCCACCGACCAATCAGCATCAGTCTGGACACGATATTGCCCAACCGTCAGGTGATCAATCGACTGAACGGCCAGCGCTGTCGGTGTCAAGATTTCTTGGATTGGCTGTTGGACTAATTGATTGTTGGCATTGATATGCAGTTCACGAGGCACGGTTAACACATGTACCCAATTTGCCGAAGCAATTGTTGGCACAGCCGCTTCCCGTTCGGGTGTCATCATGCCAGCCCATCCCCACATGATGCGTCGACCGTCAGGCGCGTTCATAGTTTGTGGGGCATAGAATTCAAACCCTTGATCAACTTCTTCAAAGCCTGTTTCCACCTGGAAGCGCGCCGTTGTTTCATCAAAAGTACCAATCACATAACCCGTGTTATGAATATTCTCATAACGATGATTGACATGATCTGGTGCTAATCCTTGCGGGGAAAACATCAAAATTTGCTTGCCATCGACAGTGATCAATCCTGGACATTCCAGCATATAACCACGAACGTCACGTAATTGATCGCCTAGTAATGAGCCTTTAAATGTCCAGTTCTTAAAATCAACCGATTCATAAATGATAATATCGCCAACTTGATTATCGTGTTGCGCACCTAAAATCAAGAAATAATGCCCATTATCACCCTGCCAAACCATTGGATCTCGCACATCTTTGGTAAATCCTGCCGGATGAGGAAATAATTCACCGAGTTTTTCAAAATGAATCCCATCATCACTCACCGCCCACATTTGTGATGATTTCACACTGTGACCAGCCGCATCTCGAACGTTGCCAGTATAGAAGACATAGAGTCGATCATCTTTGACAAAAGCGGCTCCCGAGTAGATGCCGGCTGAATCCAAATTTTCCAGTGATGGCTTTAAAGCAGATTCAACCCGACGCCACGTCTTCAAATCATCTGATATAAAATGGCCCCACTCTTTATACTTATGGTCGCAAGCCTTTGGATTCCACTGGTAAAAAACGTGGTATTGGCCTTTAAAAAATACGAGGCCATTAGGATCATTGAGCAACCCTTTGGTTGGATATAAGTGATATTTCTCAAAAGCAATCGTATCATTGGTAACTAACATTTAAACTCCTTAAACTG
Encoded proteins:
- the fba gene encoding class II fructose-1,6-bisphosphate aldolase; translation: MTIVSGKAIVQAARDHGYAVGAFNTNNLEWTQAILRVAQAKQAPTMIAISMGAINYMGGFKTVAQLIRNLDDALNITVPIAIHLDHGDYEAAKSAIQAGFTSVMFDGSHLPLAENLAKTREIVALAHAQDISVEAEVGSIGGEEDGIIGTGEIAPIADAIAMIETQIDFIAAGIGNIHGRYPANWQGLNLPHLQKLTTTLDDITKHQVPFVLHGGSGIPDDQIKTAIDMGVAKVNVNTEAQLAFHQALRDFILTDQDLIGKNYDPRKLLAPGVTAIEASLADRLAVFGAPFKN
- a CDS encoding EbsA family protein, with translation MIPKRGFFQPLEITGQIGWLWWGIALLAGLITWSELSFQLVLPVIGYLIIVLLLGLILVLRRRVYIVGPRLFLGHVLTSEYEEISLVKVENWQLNGHVLQLTRAGRDRKYWLSKNITQQIKDYMNTHDGQNHN
- a CDS encoding ribonuclease HI family protein, encoding MLTLYVDAAREPHTGLSAAGAVLIQQKQQQQFKSPLFESLDNHAAEFQALIWALKQLPPNTDILTIYSDSKLLVEALHKQYAKHYQPEVDDILALLASRTLVLSQWLPEKDNLGAHNLALQALKNRQTN
- a CDS encoding glycoside hydrolase family 32 protein, with protein sequence MLVTNDTIAFEKYHLYPTKGLLNDPNGLVFFKGQYHVFYQWNPKACDHKYKEWGHFISDDLKTWRRVESALKPSLENLDSAGIYSGAAFVKDDRLYVFYTGNVRDAAGHSVKSSQMWAVSDDGIHFEKLGELFPHPAGFTKDVRDPMVWQGDNGHYFLILGAQHDNQVGDIIIYESVDFKNWTFKGSLLGDQLRDVRGYMLECPGLITVDGKQILMFSPQGLAPDHVNHRYENIHNTGYVIGTFDETTARFQVETGFEEVDQGFEFYAPQTMNAPDGRRIMWGWAGMMTPEREAAVPTIASANWVHVLTVPRELHINANNQLVQQPIQEILTPTALAVQSIDHLTVGQYRVQTDADWSVALGDHATLKRVGQTLYFERQQWENQRLDTRQMTGNLDELLLIVDNDVIEVYTEDGLQVMTGRYF
- a CDS encoding RluA family pseudouridine synthase, giving the protein MTDKITINITDQTGRIDAILANQNLPYSRTVLANWVQSGEVLVNGQRVKRSYKVAAGDVISIQPPAVQPTEIVAEAMPLDIVYEDADLLVVNKPQGMVVHPAAGHTSGTLVNGLLHHAPLSTINGEFRPGIVHRIDRDTSGLLMVAKNDQAHQALSAQLKAHKNDRIYYALVRGEFEENTGTINAPIARHAIDRKKQAVQEGGREAVTHFEVLARYVGYTLLKVRLETGRTHQIRVHLTYIGHPIVGDPVYGGAQKLSGVNLAGQLLHAKTLSLTQPTTGENLIFDSELPAYFEQALATLTPINPQHD
- the pyrR gene encoding bifunctional pyr operon transcriptional regulator/uracil phosphoribosyltransferase PyrR is translated as MANKEVLDNASLQRALTRITYEIIERNKGGQDLVLVGIKTRGEFLAHRIANRLEQLEGVKIPVMAIDITNFRDDVLNRDDSLGLNAEEKTNISDKNIVLIDDVLFTGRTIRAALDALIHIGRPNTIALAVLVDRGHRELPIRADFVGKNIPTAQNEKIKVLVQEIDGRDAVEIVH
- a CDS encoding ROK family protein; this translates as MGLLGAIEAGGTKFVVAVADEDFNIIDRTAFPTLDGEKTLDQVIAFFDQYDNIDAIGIAAFGPIDIVPESKTYGYVLDTPKHGWSGYDFLGRMKAWRDIPYYWTTDVNGAGWAEFTTGAAKDVDNMVYLTVGTGVGAGIVSGGQLVSGYGHPEAGHIFLQKHPEDTYAGHCPFHGANCLEGLAAGPAIEERWGMSAKEIPDDHLAWRMEAFYLAQAILDYTMILRPEKVVLGGGVPHREILFPLIRESFAEQMSDYLAVPPLDDYIVPVANGDNAGILGCFYLAKTLL
- a CDS encoding carbamoyl phosphate synthase small subunit yields the protein MKRHLILEDGTVFQGLGFGAPATTFGEIIFHTAMTGYQEIITDPIYDGQMIVFAMPVVGAAGIHAEAYESVKPTIRGMIVHDLAEVSVNRQRRMNLDRFLKQNNIPGLYQVDTRQLIRHLRETGPQKATIVDYADEHAVDQLVATVLTNKQVQNTATPKPYANPGRGRHIVVIDFGLKHGILRMLGDFDANVSVLPYTTTVEEVLTLDPDGIVLSTGPGDPRTLPESVLTLIRVLQTKVPMLGIGLGHELFAMANDAELKPLQSEHHGMNHPIQEIISQQIFYAMQGQGYAVDEATINRKKMIVTYRDLVDGAVQGLRHREFPAFSVQFFPDAAPGPLEATAVFADFFETVEDYVEHFNQY